Proteins encoded together in one Lathyrus oleraceus cultivar Zhongwan6 chromosome 5, CAAS_Psat_ZW6_1.0, whole genome shotgun sequence window:
- the LOC127082176 gene encoding uncharacterized protein LOC127082176 isoform X4, whose product MIMVVINLIKDLWRGLHFVLSIQFWRMALLWTLSVLVSHFQLLKDSLFSHKIVYPRCSSSTFPNTPVCVITGATSGLGFSTACKISKEGFVVVIVGRSEQLLSETIRKIKDLNEDAQLKAFQADLSSVESIIKFKDSLRQWLLDSNLHCSVQILINNAGILATSPRVTAEGYDQMIGTNYVGAFVLTKLLLPLLENSPVSSKIVNVTSFTHRAVTNLQVDEGTVSGKKFLSSKHYPYAQVYEYSKLCILLFSFELHRQLTQMGKSHQIFVNVADPGIVKTNIMREVVLKKEEINLMMSSDAQQDQIQIIKYQKHLKWNLVSRSSDSGQNCKVSEASEHEVKSRSSDSEQMPSVNSEVY is encoded by the exons ATGATAATGGTAGTGATTAATCTGATAAAGGATTTGTGGCGGGGTCTCCATTTCGTTCTATCGATTCAATTCTGGAGAATGGCGTTGCTATGGACACTTTCTGTTCTAGTTTCTCACTTCCAATTGCTTAAGGATTCGCTATTTTCTCACAAAATTGTATATCCAAGGTGTTCATCTTCCACGTTCCCTAATACTCCCGTTTGCGTCATCACCGGT GCAACATCTGGCTTGGGATTTTCTACTGCATGCAAGATTTCCAAGGAAGGATTTGTTGTCGTCATcg TTGGAAGATCAGAGCAGTTGTTATCAGAG ACCATAAGAAAGATCAAAGATTTGAATGAGGATGCCCAACTCAAAGCTTTTCAGGCTGACCTTTCATCGGTTGAGTCCATTATAAAGTTCAAAGATTCTCTGCGGCAGTGGCTTCTGGACTCCAATTTGCACTGCTCGGTGCAAATACTGATAAACAATGCTGGAATACTTGCTACATCTCCTAGAGTCACGGCTGAGGGATACGATCA GATGATCGGCACAAATTATGTTGGCGCATTTGTTTTGACCAAGCTTCTATTACCACTTCTTGAAAACAGTCCCGTGTCTTCCAAAATTGTGAATGTAACATCCTTTACTCACCGAGCTG TTACTAATCTGCAGGTTGATGAGGGAACTGTATCTGGAAAGAAATTTTTAAGTTCGAAGCATTATCCATATGCACAGGTCTATGAGTACTCGAAAC TATGCATACTTCTCTTCTCATTTGAGCTCCACCGACAGCTTACCCAAATGGGTAAATCTCATCAGATATTTGTCAA TGTTGCAGATCCTGGGATTGTAAAAACAAATATCATGCGAGaagt ggttctaaagaaagaagaaataaatctgatgatgtcatcagatgcacaacaagatcagatacaaattatcaagtatcagaagcatctaaagtggaatctcgtttcaagaagctctgattctggacaaaactgcaaagtatcagaagcatctgaacatgaagtaaagtctagaagctctgactctgaacaaatgccttctgtaaactctgaagtttattag